In one window of Verrucomicrobiia bacterium DNA:
- a CDS encoding response regulator, producing MEARIARATNRTAPDRTAGKAWTPDASRRRAWASGLAMAIWAGVWLAVGLGAVTGAGAEPVRTGSATPGAAGWRAGCLLATGTCLVLAATIWALHRRHARRTAEAAARLRTRTAVLDRALQEERKASQAATASVRARSTFLANVSHELRTPMNAILGMNGLLLDTPMTPQQRELAEAVQTSGEALLTIVNDLLDLSRIESGNLVVERTELHLRQVIESAVEVASGRAHEKGIELVCLVHRSVPAHLRGDPNRIRQVLLNLVGNAIKFTERGEVVVEARLVRDEGASVEVRIEVRDTGIGMDAGMVAGLFQPFTQADASPSRRFGGTGVGLAISERLIDLMGGTIGARSQPGEGSTFWFTVRLDRPESTIQETGPDLVASFAGVQVLLVEPNAATRRMLGHHLETWGMINGLHASTGAEALAALRAARAGRRPIPVVLVSHDLADMDAFSLARSVREEKGLEETRMVLLTALTRLLDAGRLQRAGFDAWLTKPVRQSHLLHALRDVLVPGGTAWPTALSPARLAHSGERSCEDLSGLRVLVAEDNPPNQVFARRLMLKLGIDALVVSDGAKALDALHSHPFHLVLMDCHMPGMDGFETTRRIRRSRQPWACIPIVAVTADAVEGTRELCFEAGMDAYVTKPLKTDELLSAMRQVLASASAGTARRGREPDR from the coding sequence GTGGAAGCTCGCATCGCAAGGGCAACGAACCGGACGGCGCCGGACCGGACAGCGGGAAAGGCGTGGACGCCTGACGCCTCCCGTCGCCGGGCGTGGGCATCGGGGCTGGCGATGGCAATCTGGGCGGGGGTCTGGCTGGCGGTCGGGTTGGGGGCGGTGACCGGGGCGGGAGCTGAACCCGTCCGGACCGGGAGCGCGACTCCCGGGGCCGCGGGTTGGCGGGCGGGATGTCTGCTGGCCACCGGAACGTGCCTGGTGCTGGCCGCAACGATCTGGGCTCTGCATCGCCGCCACGCCCGGAGGACTGCGGAGGCAGCCGCCCGGCTTCGAACGCGGACCGCGGTGCTGGACCGGGCCTTGCAGGAGGAACGGAAGGCCAGTCAGGCCGCGACGGCGTCGGTCCGGGCCCGCAGCACCTTTCTGGCCAATGTGAGCCACGAACTGCGAACCCCCATGAACGCCATCCTGGGGATGAACGGCCTGCTGCTGGACACGCCGATGACGCCGCAGCAGCGGGAACTGGCGGAGGCGGTTCAGACCAGCGGCGAGGCCCTGCTGACGATCGTCAATGACCTGTTGGACCTTTCCCGGATCGAGAGCGGCAACCTGGTGGTCGAGCGGACGGAACTGCACCTGAGGCAGGTCATCGAGAGCGCGGTCGAGGTGGCGTCGGGCCGCGCCCACGAGAAGGGGATCGAACTCGTGTGCCTGGTGCATCGAAGTGTGCCGGCCCATCTCCGCGGCGATCCGAACCGCATCCGGCAGGTGCTGCTCAATCTCGTCGGCAACGCGATCAAGTTCACGGAGCGCGGCGAAGTGGTGGTGGAGGCGCGGCTGGTCCGGGATGAGGGAGCGAGTGTCGAGGTGCGGATCGAGGTCCGGGACACCGGGATCGGCATGGACGCCGGGATGGTTGCCGGGCTGTTCCAGCCCTTCACCCAGGCGGATGCCTCGCCCTCGCGGCGGTTCGGTGGCACCGGGGTGGGACTGGCGATCTCGGAGCGCCTGATCGATCTGATGGGAGGCACGATCGGGGCCAGAAGCCAGCCGGGCGAGGGATCGACCTTCTGGTTCACCGTGCGGCTGGACCGACCCGAATCCACGATCCAGGAAACGGGACCGGACCTGGTGGCGTCGTTTGCCGGCGTTCAGGTGCTGCTAGTTGAACCGAACGCCGCCACGCGCCGCATGCTGGGGCATCACCTGGAAACCTGGGGCATGATCAACGGCCTTCATGCCAGCACCGGCGCGGAGGCCCTGGCCGCCCTGCGGGCCGCCCGGGCCGGCCGCCGGCCGATTCCTGTGGTGTTGGTCAGTCATGACCTGGCGGACATGGATGCCTTCTCGCTGGCACGAAGCGTGCGCGAGGAGAAGGGGCTTGAGGAAACCCGCATGGTTCTGTTGACGGCCTTGACGCGGCTGCTGGATGCGGGGCGGTTGCAGAGGGCCGGGTTCGATGCGTGGCTGACGAAGCCGGTCCGACAATCCCACCTGCTGCACGCCTTGCGGGACGTGCTGGTACCGGGCGGGACGGCCTGGCCGACAGCGTTGAGCCCGGCGAGGCTGGCGCACTCGGGCGAGCGGTCCTGTGAGGATCTGTCCGGACTCCGCGTGCTGGTGGCGGAGGATAATCCGCCCAATCAGGTCTTCGCCCGCCGCCTGATGCTCAAGCTGGGGATCGACGCCCTGGTGGTGTCCGACGGCGCAAAGGCGCTCGATGCGCTCCATTCCCATCCGTTCCACCTGGTGCTGATGGACTGTCACATGCCCGGCATGGACGGATTCGAGACGACACGGCGGATTCGGCGCAGCCGTCAGCCGTGGGCCTGCATACCGATTGTGGCGGTGACGGCGGATGCCGTGGAGGGCACCCGGGAGCTGTGTTTCGAGGCGGGGATGGATGCCTACGTGACCAAGCCGCTGAAGACCGACGAACTGCTGTCGGCGATGCGCCAGGTGCTGGCCAGCGCCTCGGCGGGGACGGCGCGACGCGGTCGTGAACCGGACAGGTGA
- a CDS encoding HDOD domain-containing protein, whose amino-acid sequence MKTRVLFVDDEPLILQGLQRMLRSQRHEWDMTFVESGDEAMARMDQQSFDVVVSDMRMPGMDGASLLNRVRERHPETLRFILSGHADQDMVMRCVGSTHQFLSKPCDPDALRTTIERARRLAGTLHGDALGRLVGRLEHLPSLPSLYVEIVDRLRDPEVCTDDVAAVVAKDVAMTAKMLKLVNSAFFGLGRPIASPAEAVSYLGIETIKSLVLTMHAFAQYEGTSVPAEFMGQLWSHSLEVAGAARTIAGAEAAGRHIEEEAFGAGMLHDVGKLILMCNVPDECALARRLAEQESIALWEAETRVLGASHADVGGYLLGLWGLPAPVVEAIALHHAPQSSPTRAFGPLAAVHAANLLAKPVNGVAAMLRGNLDSEYLEAIGCAARAGHWRAVLQNPAPRNHP is encoded by the coding sequence ATGAAAACCCGGGTGCTGTTTGTCGATGACGAGCCGCTCATCCTCCAGGGATTGCAGCGGATGCTCCGCAGCCAGCGTCATGAGTGGGACATGACCTTTGTCGAGAGCGGCGACGAGGCCATGGCGCGCATGGATCAGCAATCCTTCGACGTGGTGGTGTCGGACATGCGGATGCCCGGCATGGACGGCGCGTCGCTTCTCAACCGGGTGCGGGAACGCCATCCGGAGACGCTGCGATTCATCCTCTCGGGCCATGCCGATCAGGACATGGTGATGCGCTGCGTCGGATCCACGCACCAGTTTCTATCGAAGCCCTGCGACCCGGACGCGCTGCGGACCACCATCGAACGGGCGCGGCGTCTGGCGGGGACACTGCACGGCGACGCCCTGGGGCGACTGGTCGGGCGCCTGGAGCACCTCCCGAGCCTCCCGTCCCTGTATGTCGAGATCGTGGACCGCCTGCGCGATCCGGAAGTCTGCACCGACGATGTGGCGGCGGTGGTCGCCAAGGACGTGGCGATGACGGCGAAGATGCTGAAGCTGGTGAACTCGGCGTTCTTCGGACTTGGCCGTCCCATCGCCAGCCCGGCGGAAGCGGTGTCCTACCTCGGGATCGAGACCATCAAGTCCCTGGTGCTGACGATGCATGCGTTTGCCCAGTACGAGGGGACGTCCGTTCCGGCGGAGTTCATGGGGCAACTCTGGAGTCACAGTCTGGAGGTGGCGGGCGCCGCCAGGACGATCGCAGGGGCGGAGGCCGCCGGCCGGCACATCGAGGAGGAGGCCTTCGGGGCGGGCATGCTGCACGATGTCGGCAAGTTGATCCTGATGTGCAACGTCCCCGACGAGTGCGCGCTTGCGCGGCGCCTGGCGGAGCAGGAATCCATTGCGTTGTGGGAGGCGGAGACCCGGGTGCTGGGGGCGTCCCACGCCGACGTTGGAGGGTACCTTCTCGGCCTTTGGGGTCTCCCCGCTCCGGTGGTGGAGGCCATCGCCCTGCATCACGCCCCGCAGTCGTCGCCCACCCGGGCCTTCGGACCGCTGGCCGCGGTCCACGCCGCCAACCTGCTGGCAAAGCCCGTGAACGGCGTCGCGGCCATGCTGCGGGGGAACCTGGACTCCGAATACCTGGAAGCCATCGGGTGCGCGGCCCGGGCCGGGCACTGGCGCGCCGTCCTTCAAAACCCGGCACCGCGAAACCATCCATGA
- a CDS encoding response regulator, producing MSSQRILCVDDDPNILAGYQRALRKSFPIETASGGEEALRLFEAQGPYGVIVADMQMPGLSGIELLSMVADRYPDTVRLMLTGNGEQRTAAEAVNQGRIFRFLTKPCAAETLEEALRAAIQQHRLVRAERELLENTLHGSVKTLTEILSMVDPASFGLGQVLREEVRRFLESLGRPSYWEYEIAAMLSQIGFVTIPQPVIKRMREGHGLGGDERRMIERVPQVGADLLAPIPRLEGVARAILYQRKNYDGGGFPIDDVAGEEIPLGARILRVLLDLHEAESRGLARGNGLLLLREREGLYDPRVLEAMARCFHAPLPTEATGPVETRLLRLRDLEPGQVLATQVETQDGTLLVPAGRTLTPVIIEKIRNFATIAGIREPIAVET from the coding sequence ATGAGCAGTCAACGGATCCTCTGTGTCGATGACGACCCGAACATTCTGGCGGGGTATCAAAGGGCCCTGCGGAAATCGTTTCCCATCGAGACCGCCTCGGGGGGCGAGGAGGCGCTGCGTCTGTTCGAGGCCCAGGGGCCCTATGGTGTGATCGTGGCGGACATGCAGATGCCGGGGCTGTCCGGGATCGAACTCCTTTCCATGGTGGCGGACCGGTACCCCGACACCGTGCGGCTGATGCTGACGGGCAATGGCGAGCAGCGGACGGCGGCCGAGGCGGTGAACCAGGGCCGCATCTTCCGGTTCCTCACCAAGCCCTGCGCCGCCGAGACGCTCGAGGAGGCGCTGCGGGCGGCGATCCAGCAGCACCGGCTGGTACGGGCGGAGCGCGAACTGCTCGAGAACACCCTGCACGGCTCGGTCAAGACCCTGACCGAGATCCTGTCGATGGTGGATCCCGCCTCGTTCGGGCTCGGCCAGGTGCTGCGGGAGGAGGTGCGCCGTTTCCTCGAGTCGCTGGGGCGGCCGAGTTACTGGGAGTATGAGATCGCCGCCATGCTTTCGCAGATCGGGTTTGTGACCATCCCGCAGCCGGTCATCAAACGCATGCGCGAAGGCCACGGGCTGGGCGGGGACGAACGGCGGATGATCGAGCGCGTGCCGCAGGTCGGTGCGGATCTCCTGGCGCCCATCCCCCGCCTCGAAGGGGTGGCACGCGCCATTCTGTACCAGCGGAAGAACTACGATGGCGGCGGCTTCCCGATCGATGACGTGGCGGGAGAGGAGATTCCCCTGGGGGCGCGCATTCTCCGCGTCCTGCTCGATCTCCACGAGGCGGAGTCGCGCGGACTGGCCCGGGGCAACGGGCTGCTCCTCCTGCGCGAGCGGGAGGGCCTGTACGATCCGCGCGTCCTCGAGGCGATGGCCCGGTGTTTTCATGCCCCGCTGCCGACCGAGGCGACCGGCCCGGTCGAGACGCGACTCCTTCGGTTGAGGGATCTCGAACCGGGGCAGGTGCTGGCCACCCAGGTGGAGACGCAGGATGGCACGCTCCTGGTCCCCGCGGGCCGGACGCTGACACCGGTCATCATCGAGAAGATCCGCAACTTCGCCACCATCGCCGGCATCCGGGAGCCCATCGCCGTGGAAACCTGA